The DNA window ACATACGTCTGATATCCAATAACACAAGTACCGCATTAGATACCCCCAATACAGTAGTATTTGCTGATGTGATGCTTAATATAGGAACCACAGCCCTGCCCTGGGAACCCTACACCGGCGGCAAGCCATCCCCCAGCCCGGAATACCCGCAGGAGATTGAAAGCGTCGCCCATGTAGCCAACAGCGGGGCGCAGTTACTGAACTTGAAATCAAGGGCAGGTTCTCAGACGAAAAATGGCATAACGTTAACAATTAATGATGACGGCAGCGTGAAGGTCAATGGTACTGCTACAGATGACGCTACATTTGCCTTAAGTTCGAATGGCTATATGTCGCTGGATGTGGGGAAAAACTACGCCATAAAAGGGTATGGAATGAATACTGATAATAATTTTTACTGGCAATGCTGGATAAAAGATCCAGTTGGGTGGTTTAAAGATACCGGATCAGGAGCGACATTTTTATACGGCAAGAAATCGGAATTTAATTTTGCTGTAATTGTCGAATCGGGAAAAACAGTTAATGCGACATTCTGGCCGATGCTTAACGCAGGCTCTACGCCGATCCCCTGGGAACCGTACAACGGCCAGCAGCGGGAAATTGACTTCAAGGTGGAGTCCAGCGGGAAGAATCTCTTTGATAAGTCGGCGGCCTATTCCTACAACGTGGGAGCCGTTGATATAGTGCAGTTAGACAGGGGTATCCGAATATCTAATGCAACTGCACGCACCTACGCATGCGCCGCGGTGAAACTTAAGCTTAAACCACATACTACATACACCTTTTCTGGTGACATCACTGCACTTGCTTACAAAAGTATGATTGGTATCAGGAAAAGTATTGATGGAGGTTCCAGCTTTATTCCAGACATGGTTGTTGCGTTTTCCACCGAAGCACCGGCCAGAGGCGTGGGCAGAACGTTTACCACTGATGAAAATGAATACTATGCCTTATGCCTGCTTTGTACCAATGATGTGGCAACTACCGGAACTACGACTTTTGAGAACATCCAACTTGAAGAGGGCAGTAAATCGACCGCCTGGGAACCATACACCGGATATCAGAAAGTCACCATCCCCATCGCCGAACCCATCCGTGGAATCGGTGATGTCAAGGATCGGCTTTGTATGCGCGATGGCGTGTGGGGGATTGAACGACAGTTTGTAAAAATTGGCCTGGACGGTAGTGAAAATTGGGAAAAAGAGACAGCATATGGTAACGAAATATTTAGATTTAAAAGCACGGAATATAAATCTGTAATAAAAACTGAGATTTTAAGTACCAGTCCAATAAAAATAATGTGTGATAGATTAATGGCAGGAAGCAGCGCAGAGACATACAAGCGCACAGAATGTATATCCTCAAATATTGGAGGAAATATATACATCTATCTAGACGCTTTCAGCAGTGGGGATGTCGATACATTTAAAGCTTACCTAGCGGAACATCCAATAACTGCTATTTTTGAACGCGCCACCCCTCTCTGGGAACCCTTCCCGGAAGACATCCAGGCAGACCTCAACGCTCTTGCCACCCACCCCGGCACAACCTATCTGACTGTCACATCCACCGACATCAGCGCGCCCATGCGGCTGGAATATGTCCAGGACACTCGCAAGGTCATAGAGGGATTACAGCTTGACATGGCCGAACAGATGGTGGAGCTGCAGGCGCAGATAGACCAATTAAAGGTAACAAATAATTTATCATAAAAGGAGAAAAACTATGAACAGAACTTACGAAAACTGCAAACTTTTAATCACCGCCGGCCGATATATCTACGAGGATATGTTTAACAAGCTGGATTTGTTTTTGATGATGGGACGCGTCACCGAAGCCGAGTACGTTGAGCTGACCGGCCTGCTGACACCGCCGGAACCAACCCCAGAGCCGGAAGTGACGGACCCGGTAACACCGGTGGAGCCGCCAGCAGAGGAGCCAGAGACACCGAAGGATGAGACAGTATAAATTGCGACGTCGCAACAGTACATAGGGCCTGGGACAACCCGGGCCTTTTATCATACACTGAAATAAGGAGAGTGATAATATGAGAGATATAACCATGTGCCATCCGCGCCTTCAGGAACTGGCATCAGAGCTGGTAAAGGTGTGCGCTGAACAAGGGCTGATTATTAAGATTGGAGAGACACTGCGTACCGTGGCAGAGCAGGACGAACTGTATGCCCAGGGGAGGACGAAGCCGGGGAATATTGTCACAAACGCGAGGGGAAGCAGCTATTCCTCCCAGCATCAGTGGGGTATCGCCTTCGACTTTTTCCGAAACGATGGACAGGGAGCCTACAATGAGAGCAGAAATTTCTTTGGACGAGTGGGCGCCGCGGGAAAGCAGATAGGACTGGGCTGGGGAGGAGATTGGAAAAGCATCGTGGACAAGCCACATTTATATCTGCCTGACTGGGGGAGTACCACGGCACAGCTCCGGCAGCAGTACGGCACGCCAGAGAAGTTTATGGAAAGCTGGCCTAAACCGGACGTCACGGGTTGGGAACGCGACACCCAGGGAAAATACCGCTACCGTAAACCCGACGGCCAATATGCCGCCAATGAGTGGCAGCTTATTAATCATCACTGGTATTTGTTCGATGCAGATGGATACATGCTGACGGGCTGGCAGAAATGGAATGGAAGAGTAGTATCCCGGGACGAACCAGGGGACTGGTATTTCCTGGACAATACAGCCGGAGGACCGCTGGAAGGAGCCTGCTGGCATGAGAGGCCGGGCGGTGCCGGTGCCTGGGAGATTTGGAACAATTAAAGATTTTTTAATAAAAAAGCGTCGACAATTCTTGCGCCGGCGCTTTTTAAATTATTCTTTTATATAATATAATTCATAGATTCTACTACGGCCTACAAGCTTACCTTGTGCTCGCAGGGTTCGGATGATTTTATTGTGGGTCTCTACACTTATCAATCTAGGATGCATGCCTCGGTAAAGCTTTCCTAAAAAGCGATTATATCCGCAATAAAGAGGGTTTGTAATAATTTGCATAACTGCAAAGGGAGTGGGTTCCTTCCCCTTTTTCCCTTTATATCCACGCTCTTTACATAAGTTTGCTACTTCGGAAAGATTTTTTCGTTCCAGATAAGTTCTTGTTGCAAATAAGACATATTCTGCCTCATGTTCGTTAATAGTAAACGAATCCTTATCGTGCCGATCATAGCCTAGTACATAACTACAAGTGCGCTTGCCCTGTTCGGCCCTGTCCTGCATGACTAACATAACGTTTTCAGCAATGATTTCCCGCTCAAATTGCGCTACCAGACCGAGTATGTTGCGAATAAAGCGGCCCATTGGCGTCGAACTGTCGAATGGTTCCGAGTAGCTGGTGAGATAGACACCATGCTCCTCCATTTCTTCGCACATGTCCAACAAATCAGAGAGGCAGCGGGAGAATCTGGACAACTTCCAGACCAGGACCAGATCGAATATATCCTTTTTTGCATCCTGAAGTAGTCGTTGCAGTTCTGGACGGTGCTCGATATCTTTTGCAGAGATACCCCTGTCGGCGTAGAGATCATGCACCTCATAGCCTCTATCTTTACAGTATTTGCGCAGCTTGTTCTCCTGGGCATCGAGAGATAACCCCTCTACTGCCTGATCTAGTGTGCTGACACGTATGTAGATTGCAACGACTTTTTTTGTCTTCTCGTCTTTTTGTACCTTATAACTTTTATATTTTCTTCGCATCTCAATCACTCACAATCTAAATGGCATTGCCACATCATCAATAAACTTGCTCAATCTGTCGGTATGGTACCTCGTATGGATCGCCTTGGGGATAAAGGCTTGCAGCATTTTGAGGACACCCAGTTCAACCCATTTTGAATTGATATCCATATAATCCTCCTCTTGTTTTTCGGGAGGCGGCTATGGTATAATATAGCCGCCTGGTAACAGGTAGCGGTTGCGGTGTACTTTGGTCGGTTACGCAGCCATTATTCGGCGGGGCCCACTACTTTCAATTTTACAACTTCAACAGGGCTGCCGCCGATTAAACGAGGAGTGCAGTTTTTGAGATTGTTTCTACTAGTCAATTCGTATCCTATGCGGTCGCCAGATTTAAAATACAATTTTTTCCCCATGACTGACTCAGATAACTCAAAACCATCTGGTATCTCTACATAGTAAGGAGTAGAATAGATATTGTCCCGATCACTTCGCACCTCATTAAGACTCCATCCCCATCTTCCGGTTCTGACGGCATTCCATTTGTACATGATAACTTTTTTCATTTTCCTTCCTTCTTTCTTTCAAAAATAATTATTTTGTATCGATGTAGTTTATTATGATATCACCACATCCGTTATCGCTAAGTACGTATGTTGTATTTTCATCTTCTGCATCTGCTTCCCATTCGCCCTCGTCATTAATGTATATATTATTGATGGTCAAAACATCATACGAGTTGTCAGCCAGCCAGTTTTCAATCATTATCTCAAATATCTCTTTGCTATATTTCGTATTTCCCTTCTTTCTCCCAGCCTATTTCCGGACCGGGCTTGGTTATTTTTTCAAGCTTTTATCCAATGTTTTTTCTACACATAATCCAATGCCAGTTTTCTTATGCTGTCCCGGCTTCCTTCCCAATATTTTTCGCTGAAATTGAAATGAAGACCGTATCTTCTAAGTATCTCTTTACATCTGAAGGTGTTCCCGCTTACGATCCCATCGCCGAGATTAAAATGTACAGAGCATCCTGCAATCTCTCCATAAAAATAACTGGAAGCAATTTTTTCACTTGTAGCAACGGCTTTCTTCGCTTTAGCCCAAGCTCGTTTAAGACACTCTGAAAAGCTAAGCTTATATTCAGCGACACATTGCTGGAAATCCCTGTACAGTCTCCATGCTTCTTTCATAATGTTTGATAAATTATATTTCTTCATATTCTTTTCCTCCTGAGTGTTTATTTGCTGTTGTCTTAACTTCTGATATCATTATAATATATTCGTACGAATAAAACAATAGGCAATATATCTAAATCGTACGAATGATTTTTGTGAAAATCGTACGAATAAATATTAAGCCTTGTAATATTCGTACAAATAGTATAATCTATAAGAAAAGAGGAGGGATGACATGGAACCGATTAAAAGGAAAATATTATTTAACAGACCCGGAGGGACAGCCAGTAAAAATTCGATCATGGCGAGATTAACGTTGCCTCCAGAATTTGTGAAAGAACTGGGGATTACACCGGATGAAAAAGAGGTAATTATATCTCTGGTTGACAAGAAGATAGTAATAGAAAAAGCTTGATACAGATAAAGCAAAAGAGATTGTTAAAAAGGTAATCAAAGAAGCTGAAAGACAGTAATAAAAAAAGCCTACAGATTAGGCTTTAGGGATTACCAGGGAGGGTGGACTTGCCACCGCTCCCCAGCAAATAGAGTATATCAAAACTGACAATAAATATCAAGAGAAGTATTTGATTGGCATGACCTGCGGGGAGACACGACTCTTCACTGGCCTCGCCACACATATCCTATTACTCCATTGGCCCCGGGCTCTCAACCGGGGCCTCTTTATCTTTCATATCAATTTCTTTAGCAATTAATCGTATCTCTTCACTTATTTCCTCCCAGCTATACTTTGTTCTCTTTTGCGGCAATTTCCCTGTTTTTACAAAATGGATAATGTGGCACTTAAATCCTGTCACAGCAAGGTCAATAACAGACCAGTAATACAAAATATTATTTTTAATTTGATTCCTATACCTTTTCATTTTCCATCCCCCTCCCCTTATGAATTCATTGTACTACTCTGGCGCAGTGGTAAAGCTGGAAATAAGTGGAAATATATTTAGCTTTGCTAATATAAGCAACATTTTACCATAAGCTTCACATACTATAAAGAAAAAGATTGCTTGAATAAGCAAAATGTGAGGTTTGGAATGATAGAAGATACATTTATAAAAAATGATACCGATATACAAATAGGGAGTAATATAAAGAAAATTAGAATAGCAAAAGGCATGAGACCGTCGGAACTGGTAAGAGAAGTAAATCTGCTTGGCGTGTCCATGACAATCTTCAGTTTATCAAAAATAGAAGCGAATACGCAGCATGTAAAAGCCAGTCAGTTAAGGGCAATTAAAGAAATTTTAGGATGTAGCTATGAAGCATTATTGGAATAACAGAGGCGGTCAGGAGTGAACCGGTCAATTTGAATTTGACTAACATTTGACTAACAAAGTTACAAAAAGAGACCTTTTGAGCCATCACGAGAATAAAAGTAAAACCCGAAAAACCTAATAAAATCAAGCACTCCCACACATGGCCTAAAATCACACTATATAATAAGGAAGCCTACGGACCAAGGTGTCGGGAGTTCGAATCTTCTCACGCACGTCTAAAAAACTCTTGTGAGACAAGGGTAACAAAAAAGACATTCCATATGGGATGTCTTTTTTTGTTACTGCTTTCACACCTGGGGCTGTTTTTACCGATAATCCTTAGCTGCCATCGCTCTGTTTAAAGGCTCTACAGCAGGCCAGAGGGCGTCTGAGAGCATGTTTCGGTGAGCTGGAAGACAAAGGGGTATCTTGTTCTGCTGAATATGGTTCCTGACCGGCAGGAGAGGTGTTCAATGCCTTATTTGCTTTCTCCGGTAAAATTTAAATTTATAAGTCATTTCCATACAGCCACTGCTGTTCCGCCCGTGCAAAATCATCAACAGCTCCCATATCCCGTAAATAGTCCATATCATTTTGGAGTTCTTTCAACTGGCGCTGGATTTTACGGCGTCTTGCCTGGATGGCCTTGATGCGCTGCAGGTATTTGGCTGATGGAATTCGTTCCGCATCTTCCGGGATGGTAAGTTCATGTGCGGCTGACTCGATTGACTGGACGTTTTCTCCCTGAAAGTCGTTGTTTTCAATGTGTTTCATTGCGTGTTTGTAGGCGGCCAGCTGTCCGCTGTAGGCCAGCCTGGAATTGATTAATATAGTGTAACTTCCATCTTCATTTTCCACGACCATCTCCTTGCCGCGCTTATGGTGGAAATCAAGTAATACTACATTAACATCCTGTGTCATCGTCGTTTCCACGTTCCTTTCTTTTCAGTGCAAGGGCCATGCTGTGTAAAGCCATTAAATCTTCGGGATCGGCATCTCTTGCAGCGTCAAACAGCATCTTCAGTTCCCTGTTCTCAAAAATTTCCTGTGCCGCTTTTGCTGTCTCCTCGTTCAAATAATAGCCGGCCTTCTGCTCATCATCCGTTCCGTTTAGCAGGTGATCAACCGAAACACCAAGCAAATCCGCGATCTGCCGGATTTTATCCGTGCTTGGTTTATTTTTATTGAACTTATTAATTGAACTTCTGGCAAAGCCTAATTCCTTTTCCAGCCGGTTAATCGAATAACCCTTCTCCTTTGCTATATCTCTTATCTGTTCATAAAGTCCCATATCTATACCTCAATATTTTGCGCAATTAAGACTTGACATACGTAAAATCTTGAGTATAATTAAAGTATAACTTGCGCAAGATTTTGCGAATATCGTTAACATATTGTAGATTCATTTGTATTTATATAATTGATTTTAGATTGTTTAACGTAAAAAGTCAATCAAATAATCAAAATTTTGCGTAGTTTATAGAATGCAGGAGGTGGAAAAGATGTGCAGACATTGTTATGCCGGAGCGGAGGTAATTCGTTTAAGGCGAAGAAACCGCCGGATGGGAAGACAGGTTGAACGGATGAAATCCATGATGGTCTGGACCGCTTACGCCTGGATTATCGCTGCAGGCGTTTTGCTTCGGGCAGTGGGAGGAATGTGACAGGAGGCGGAATTATGGTAAAGAAAGCTTTGGAATTAAAAGGCGGAGATGTAATCCGTTTTGAATATGCCAGTTATGGAAACTGGCTCACCTGTAATGTTATTGCCATGGAAAAGAAAGGAGCTTCCATTTATGTCAAGGGAAGTCGCATGGGAAAAGCATATGATTTCGTTTTTTCTCAAAGGGAAGAAGTACAGGTTCTGGGACGCGGCACCGCCTGAGGATATAAAAGGGGGGAGCCGGCCAGGATTTCTCCCGCCGGCATGAGTATGAAAAAGCTTATGTTACAGGTTGCTGTCCTGTTAGATATTACTATACAGGTTATTTGTGATGAAAGTTTGACCGGGAGATAAAGGATTTCTAAAAAGGATAAAAAATTTCTTATGGAAATTATTGTACATTGACAATTGAATATTTTACCGGCCGGCAACGGAAAAATTTATAAAGCCTGTTTTTGCACAGGCTGTGTGCCGTTTTGAAAGACGGGACAAAATTATGGACGGAGATAAGTTTAAGGGAGGCGAAGCGATTGGACAGAATATGCAAAAGGAACCTGAAACTGAGTGACTACAATATATCTCAGGCCAAGTATAATGAGTTAAAATATTTTTGCATGCAGTATGATGAAAAACGCAGGGAATTACATAACGGCTTTGGGCTCAGAGCAGTTGTCTATGACGGAATGCCGAAAGGTAATTCACCGGGAAACCCGACGGAGCGGATTGCAATCCGAAGAACGATGCTGCAAAGCGATTTGGAACTAATTGAGCAGACGGCTATGGAGGCGGATAAAAGCATCTATAAATGGCTGATGAAAAATATAACGGACGGCATTCCTTATGAATGCCTGGATGTGCCGAAGGCAAGAAAACAGTTTTATGAGTCACGCAGGTATTTTTTTTACCTGCTGGCACAAAAAAGATAAAAGTGGATAACTGAGAGGGGGTACTTCCATGATAATATAGTATCATGCAATAAGCGGACAGGAAATCTGCCTGTTGTATATGTATCCTTCCTTTTTGAAGCGGCTGCCGGAGTGAAATAATCCGGCGGCCGTTTCGGTTTCATGACGGTTCTGTGCGCGGGCGTATTTGAGGAATTTCTTTTCAGGGACAGGTGCGGTGGAAAGGAGTGAGATGCAGGTAAGGGCAGATGTTAAGTTCGGGATTGTAAATTTCAGGCTTGACCAAAGGAGGTGGATCATGCTCAATGACATTTTGAATGCGGTTACCGTGCGGTTGAATGAACTGTTCGGGGAAAACTATACAATTTACACAGATAAAGCAGGACAGGAATTTCAGAAACCCTGTTTTTTTGTACGGATTTCGGAAACATCGGAACGGCCGACGATAGGCCGGCGATATTTCCGCAGGACAGGAATCGCGATTCAGTATTTTCCGATTGAAAAATCCAGCCGCGAAGAAAATCAGGTATTGGATATTTTAATGGAAGGCATGGAGAGTGTTGCTTTGGAAAATGGGCGGCAGTTGTCTGGAACGAATCGGAAAAGCGGAGCAGAAGAAGGAATTTTAACCTTCTATGTCAATTATGATCAATTCATTGTGAAGGAAAAAGAAGAAGCGCCGATGGAGGAGTTGGAGATGAAAGGAGGAATTGTGTGAGAGCAGGTAAGAGTAAGGAGACTGCCGTGGAATCTGAACAGGCGGTATTTACCAAAAAACAGCTTTTAGCATCATCCAGATATAAAGGAAAGGGTGATTTGCTGGAGGCTCTTCTGGAAGACGAAAAAAAGTACAGTTTCCAGGAAGCAGACGAAACAATTGATGATTATATGAAAGGAAAGGTGAATTAAATGTTAGGAGGCGGAAGTTTTGCATCCCAGAACCAGACACTTCCGGGAGCTTATATTAATTTTATAAGCGCGGCCCGGGCTAATGCAGTTTTATCGGAGAGAGGCATCGTGACCGTTCCCATGATTCTTGACTGGGGTCCGGAAAAAACGGTATTTGAAGTAACGAACGGAGAGTTTCAGACGAATGGGCAGAAGTTATTCGGCTATTCCTTTGATGCGCCTCAGATGCTCAATCTGCGGGAACTGTTTGTCAACGCAACGAAAGGGATTTTCTATCGTCTGAACAGCGGCGCTAAAGCGGCCAATGACTTTGCGACAGCCAAATACAGCGGGATAAGAGGAAATGATATAAGGATTGTAATCGCCGTTAATGTGGAGGATGAACAGAAGTACGATGTAACGACTATGCTCGATGGAAGCGAAGTGGATCATCAGACGGTAAGCAAGGCAGCCGATCTTGCGGGAAATGACTATGTTGATTTTAAATCGGATGCCGCTCTTGCAGCGACAGCGGGAACTCCCCTTACAGGAGGAACAAACGGAGAGGTTCCGACGGGCTCCGATCATTCAGCCTATCTGGCGGCGATCGAACCGTACACAGTGCATATTTTATGCTGCCCCGTGACCGATGAGCCCACGAAAAATCTCTATACGGCGTTTACAAAGCGAATGCGCGAGAATGCAGGAGTAAAATTCCAGACGGTTGTATTCCAGAAAAGCGATGCGGACTACGAAGGCGTCATTTCAGTTGAAAACACGGCGAAAGAGCTGGAGCAGGGACTGGTATACTGGACGGCAGGAGCCGAGGCTGCATGCGCGGTAAATAAGACCAATGAAAACAGGGTGTATAACGGAGAATATACGGTTAATACGTCATATACACAGGCCCAGCTTGCGGACGGAATCAAATCCGGAAAATTCATGTTCCATAAAGCAGGGGACCAGGTGCGCGTCCTGATGGATATCAATACGCTGACCTCGGCCACTGCCGAAAAGAATGAGGAATTTGCCAGCAACCAGACAATCAGGGTGCTGGACCAGATAGGAAATGATATTGCATCCATGTTCAATACCAAATATCTGGGAACGATTCCGAATGACGATGCAGGGCGTATCAGCCTTTGGAATGATATCGTGACATATAATCAGAAACTGGCGAAAATCAGAGCGATTGAAGAGATTAATGCAGAGAAGATTACGGTGGAAAAAGGGGACAGCAAACGGGCTGTCGTCGTGACCAATCCGGTCACACCGGTTAACTGCATGAGCCAGTTGTACATGACTGTGGTAATTGATTAAGAAGGGAGTAAATTTTATGCAGACTATGAATGCGTGGGATGCGGTCAGTGCATCCAAGGCGGAGTGTTTTGTGACGATTGAAGGAAACCGTTACAACTTTATGCAGGCCATCAATCTGGAGGCCAAAATCGAGAAGACAAAGACAGAGGTGCCGATTCTCGGCAGGTCAATGAAAGGAAACAAGACGGTAGGACTTAAAGGCACCGGTTCGGCCACCTTCCATTTTAACACCAGTATCTTCCGAAAAATTCTGTATGATTTCCAGAAGAGCGGTAAAGACATCTATTTTGATATTCAGGTCACGAATGAGGATCCGGCTTCCAATGTCGGAAGGCAGACGGTGATTCTGAAAGACTGCAACCTGGACGGAGGAACAATTGCCAAATTTGATGCGGATGCGGAATATCTGGAAGACGAATTTGACTTTACCTTTGAAAGCTGGGAAATGCCGGAGACATTCGGCAGTCTTGAAGGAATGATATAAAGAAAGAGAGGATAAGGAATAATGAGTAATTTAAGTTGTTTTCTGTCACAGAATGCAGTGCCAGTGGAAAATAAAAAGTTTGTGGTTTCAAAGAGGTTTATTGGGGCGGATAAGAAACCGGTGGAATGGGAGATTTGTCCGATTTCGTCCTCCGAGGATGAACTGCTCAGAAAAGAATGCACAAAGCGGGTTCCGGTTCCGGGAAAAAGAGGGCAGTATACACAGGAAACAGACTATAATCTTTATCTCGGAAAACTTGCATCACGATCTACGGTTTTTCCGAATCTGAATGATAAAGAACTGCAGGATTCTTATCATGCTATGGGGGCGGACGCCCTGTTAAAGACGATGCTTACGGCGGGCGAATATGCCGGCTATCTGGAGAAGATCCAGCAGGTAAACGGATTTGATGTGCCGATGGACGACATCGTTGAAGAAGCAAAAAACTGATAGAGGGAGACGATACCGAGGCCAATATCGCCTATTATTGTCTCCATAAACTGCATAAATGGCCTCATGAGTTTCTGGAATTAGAACGATATGAAAAGGCCTTCGTAATAGCAGCCGTTGAACTGAAGCTGGAAAATGATAAAAAGGAAGCAAAGAAGGCGAAAGCTATGAGGAGGAGATAGATTATTGTTTTAATAAGTTGGACAGCCCCCGGGATGATTGGCCTATTTAGACGGAGCAATCATAAGATCTGCCGATGCTTCTGCCAACTTTCGTTTAAATGCATGAAAACGGTTGATACCCATGAGTTCGGTAATAAACAGCAGTGATACAGGAAATATAATTGGAACGTCTCTTCCCGGGGACGTTCCATCTCATAAGTAACATTAAAAATTTAAAGGAAAGGAGGAATAGCAAATTGGCAACAGTTCAAGCATCAATACAACAGTATACGGGGATGTCTGCAACTTTAAATACAATTAACGGGGATATGCGCGCAGTGATTAGTTCGTTCAGGGCAATGCAGATTGCCTCATCCGGCGGTTTGAACATAATGGCTATCCAGGCGGGAAGAGCCGAACTTGTAAGCACAGGAACAGAAGTAAAAAGAATCGGCCAGTCGGTTGATTCGGCTTCAAAAAAGATGGACACCTTTGACGATAAAATCAGCCAGGGGAAGAATGAAACGGTTTTACTTGGGGCAAAGCTCAAGGATATGCTGAAACACTTTGACAGTAAAAAGGCAATTAAGATGGGCGTTGATTTTGTCACCGACGCATTATCCCTGCAGAGCGTCCAGCAGCAGGCGGAAACAAAACTTGGAACAGTAATGCAGCAGCGCATGGGCGCGTCGCCGGAGGATATCCAGTCAATAAAAAACTTGGCCTCCGCACAGCAGCAGCTTGGTGTAATCGGAGATGAAGTGCAGCTTTCCGGTGCACAGCAGTTAGCGACATACCTGGGATCCACGGATGCTCTGGGCACCCTGCTCCCCGCGATGAATAACCTGGCGGTGAGTCAAAACGGAGTCGGCGTCAGCAGCAAGGACATGATCGGTATCGGAAGTAAAATGGGGCAGGCCATGCAGGGACAGACGAGTGTCTTAACTGAAATGAGTCTCGGATTTACGGAGGCCCAGGCTCAGATGTTACAGTGTGGCAATGAGCAGGAGCGTGCCGCCACGCTGGCACAGATTATTACGGAT is part of the [Clostridium] symbiosum genome and encodes:
- a CDS encoding M15 family metallopeptidase → MRDITMCHPRLQELASELVKVCAEQGLIIKIGETLRTVAEQDELYAQGRTKPGNIVTNARGSSYSSQHQWGIAFDFFRNDGQGAYNESRNFFGRVGAAGKQIGLGWGGDWKSIVDKPHLYLPDWGSTTAQLRQQYGTPEKFMESWPKPDVTGWERDTQGKYRYRKPDGQYAANEWQLINHHWYLFDADGYMLTGWQKWNGRVVSRDEPGDWYFLDNTAGGPLEGACWHERPGGAGAWEIWNN
- a CDS encoding recombinase family protein; amino-acid sequence: MRRKYKSYKVQKDEKTKKVVAIYIRVSTLDQAVEGLSLDAQENKLRKYCKDRGYEVHDLYADRGISAKDIEHRPELQRLLQDAKKDIFDLVLVWKLSRFSRCLSDLLDMCEEMEEHGVYLTSYSEPFDSSTPMGRFIRNILGLVAQFEREIIAENVMLVMQDRAEQGKRTCSYVLGYDRHDKDSFTINEHEAEYVLFATRTYLERKNLSEVANLCKERGYKGKKGKEPTPFAVMQIITNPLYCGYNRFLGKLYRGMHPRLISVETHNKIIRTLRAQGKLVGRSRIYELYYIKE
- a CDS encoding AbrB/MazE/SpoVT family DNA-binding domain-containing protein produces the protein MEPIKRKILFNRPGGTASKNSIMARLTLPPEFVKELGITPDEKEVIISLVDKKIVIEKA
- a CDS encoding helix-turn-helix transcriptional regulator, whose translation is MIEDTFIKNDTDIQIGSNIKKIRIAKGMRPSELVREVNLLGVSMTIFSLSKIEANTQHVKASQLRAIKEILGCSYEALLE
- a CDS encoding helix-turn-helix transcriptional regulator — protein: MGLYEQIRDIAKEKGYSINRLEKELGFARSSINKFNKNKPSTDKIRQIADLLGVSVDHLLNGTDDEQKAGYYLNEETAKAAQEIFENRELKMLFDAARDADPEDLMALHSMALALKRKERGNDDDTGC
- a CDS encoding phage tail sheath family protein; its protein translation is MLGGGSFASQNQTLPGAYINFISAARANAVLSERGIVTVPMILDWGPEKTVFEVTNGEFQTNGQKLFGYSFDAPQMLNLRELFVNATKGIFYRLNSGAKAANDFATAKYSGIRGNDIRIVIAVNVEDEQKYDVTTMLDGSEVDHQTVSKAADLAGNDYVDFKSDAALAATAGTPLTGGTNGEVPTGSDHSAYLAAIEPYTVHILCCPVTDEPTKNLYTAFTKRMRENAGVKFQTVVFQKSDADYEGVISVENTAKELEQGLVYWTAGAEAACAVNKTNENRVYNGEYTVNTSYTQAQLADGIKSGKFMFHKAGDQVRVLMDINTLTSATAEKNEEFASNQTIRVLDQIGNDIASMFNTKYLGTIPNDDAGRISLWNDIVTYNQKLAKIRAIEEINAEKITVEKGDSKRAVVVTNPVTPVNCMSQLYMTVVID
- a CDS encoding phage tail tube protein, translated to MQTMNAWDAVSASKAECFVTIEGNRYNFMQAINLEAKIEKTKTEVPILGRSMKGNKTVGLKGTGSATFHFNTSIFRKILYDFQKSGKDIYFDIQVTNEDPASNVGRQTVILKDCNLDGGTIAKFDADAEYLEDEFDFTFESWEMPETFGSLEGMI
- a CDS encoding phage portal protein, translated to MSNLSCFLSQNAVPVENKKFVVSKRFIGADKKPVEWEICPISSSEDELLRKECTKRVPVPGKRGQYTQETDYNLYLGKLASRSTVFPNLNDKELQDSYHAMGADALLKTMLTAGEYAGYLEKIQQVNGFDVPMDDIVEEAKN